The Caldisericia bacterium genomic sequence TGCTTTAAATATAGCAACTTATACAGGAAATAAATTTGCTTCATTCACTGGTGGATTTTTTGCCTCAATTGGTTTGATTATGCCTGGAATAATTATATTGATTCTATTAGAAACAATTTTAAATTTTCTAAATAAAAAGTATGATCTTTCAAATTTTTATAAAAGTTTAAGAGTAGGAGTTGCTGTTTTAGTTTTATTTGCAACATATCTAATTACATCAAATTCAATAATAGATTTAAAAACATTTATAATTTTTTTAACTCTTCTAATGTTAATTTTTATAAAAAAAGAAATTCATCCACTTATTGTTGTTTTTCTTGGTGGTATAGGTGTTATGCTTATTAAAATGATATAATTTTTTAAAAAGTTGAAAGGAGGAAAAAATGGAAATAAAGGAATTTTTAGATAAGGTAAACAGTGAGTTAAAGGAATTAATTAAAGAAGTTAGTCTAAATTATTGGAATCTCGCAACAACTGGTCAAAGAGAATGGGAAGAAAAATTAAAAGAAAGTGACTTAAAATTGAGAAGATATCTTTCAGACAAAGAGAAATTTAAATTAG encodes the following:
- a CDS encoding chromate transporter codes for the protein MILKLFFIFFKIGLFSYGGGWSALSIIKDELVNVYKLITLKEFLDMVSIAEITPGPIALNIATYTGNKFASFTGGFFASIGLIMPGIIILILLETILNFLNKKYDLSNFYKSLRVGVAVLVLFATYLITSNSIIDLKTFIIFLTLLMLIFIKKEIHPLIVVFLGGIGVMLIKMI